One window of Flavobacterium dauae genomic DNA carries:
- a CDS encoding L,D-transpeptidase, translating to MKKILLIVVLFALLFSCKKESPNTDNVSIDTDTLEKIDTEQLRIDSLRMVRQDSLAQVHKDSLEQVKKDSLQNLIVQKRKQKKYEVFKGASFSYWPIKASDSIRKLFYNTFNKEQQYVIAALNRIDTDHIKTRDTLIVPNDFKESFIDYTPFPRKLDNLTEVAKIIIFSYPIQAYGVYENGNLIKWGPTNMGKQSAQTPRGLFFTNWKGRKVTSTVDDEWILNWNFNISNKGGVGWHQYALPGYPASHSCLRLLNADAQWLYNWADQWVLSDKNTVKVKGTPVIVYGDYKFGVKGIWYQLVEYPEITTIKKTALEAIAEPYVAEILNQQTIRDEYIKNKTPITEEKIDSLKVVKDTLN from the coding sequence GGTTTTATTTGCATTGCTTTTTTCATGTAAGAAAGAAAGCCCAAACACTGATAATGTTTCAATTGACACTGATACTTTAGAAAAAATTGATACAGAACAGTTGCGTATTGATTCTTTGCGAATGGTTCGCCAAGACAGTCTTGCACAGGTTCATAAAGATAGTTTAGAACAAGTTAAAAAAGATAGCTTGCAAAATCTTATTGTTCAAAAAAGAAAACAAAAAAAGTACGAGGTTTTTAAAGGAGCATCTTTTAGTTATTGGCCAATAAAAGCCAGCGATTCTATACGTAAACTTTTTTACAACACTTTTAATAAAGAACAGCAATATGTCATTGCTGCACTAAACCGTATTGATACAGACCACATTAAAACGCGCGACACGCTTATTGTTCCGAACGATTTTAAAGAATCGTTTATAGATTACACGCCTTTTCCGCGTAAGTTGGATAATTTAACCGAAGTTGCTAAAATCATTATTTTTTCATATCCTATTCAGGCTTACGGAGTTTATGAAAACGGAAATTTAATTAAATGGGGGCCAACAAATATGGGTAAACAATCGGCACAAACGCCGCGTGGTTTGTTCTTTACCAACTGGAAAGGCAGAAAAGTTACAAGTACCGTTGACGACGAATGGATTTTAAACTGGAATTTCAACATTAGCAATAAAGGAGGTGTTGGTTGGCATCAGTATGCACTGCCAGGGTATCCTGCCTCACATTCTTGTTTACGTTTGTTAAATGCCGATGCCCAATGGTTATACAACTGGGCAGATCAGTGGGTGTTGTCAGATAAAAACACCGTAAAAGTAAAGGGTACGCCTGTTATTGTTTATGGCGATTATAAATTTGGTGTTAAAGGCATTTGGTATCAATTAGTTGAATATCCTGAAATAACAACTATTAAAAAAACAGCATTAGAAGCTATTGCAGAGCCTTATGTAGCTGAAATTTTAAATCAGCAAACCATCCGCGATGAGTATATTAAAAACAAAACTCCAATAACCGAAGAAAAAATAGATTCTTTGAAAGTAGTGAAAGATACTCTTAATTAG
- a CDS encoding c-type cytochrome — protein MKKNVVFICSFLLVGLLLMSFNNNFQNNSYQDISKDGFKNLKVLPQDISKDSLMALMKGYNQALGVKCNHCHTMDKSSDDKHEKEIARHMIKFTNELNAKEFAPIGDQYKNAIECATCHRGSTKPMSDTKAFMSEKK, from the coding sequence ATGAAAAAAAATGTGGTTTTTATATGTAGCTTTTTGTTGGTGGGTCTTTTGTTAATGTCTTTCAACAACAATTTTCAGAATAATTCTTACCAGGATATTTCTAAAGATGGTTTTAAAAACCTAAAAGTATTGCCGCAAGATATTTCAAAAGACAGTCTAATGGCGTTGATGAAAGGTTATAACCAAGCGTTGGGTGTAAAGTGCAATCATTGCCATACAATGGATAAATCGTCAGACGACAAACACGAAAAAGAAATTGCCCGCCACATGATTAAATTTACAAATGAGTTAAATGCAAAAGAATTTGCACCAATTGGCGATCAATACAAAAATGCCATTGAATGCGCTACGTGTCACCGCGGATCTACAAAACCAATGAGCGATACCAAAGCTTTTATGAGCGAAAAAAAATAA
- the atpG gene encoding ATP synthase F1 subunit gamma: protein MANLKEIRNRINSVSSTMQITSAMKMVSAAKLKKAQDAITAMRPYAEKLTELIQNISSTLEGDAAGVYAEQREVNKVLLVVITSNRGLCGAFNANVIKATRTLIDTTYAGKNVDVLTIGKKGYDIVGKTETVLANRSDLFDALTFVNVEAVAQQIMDAFIEGAYDKVELVYNQFKNAATQIVQTEQFLPLKPIEKASNAAVDYIYEPSKEEIILNLIPTSLKTQLYKAVLDSNAAEHGARMTAMHKATDNAKDLRDQLKLTYNKARQAAITNEILEIVGGAEALNN from the coding sequence ATGGCAAACTTAAAAGAAATACGTAACAGAATCAATTCGGTATCATCTACTATGCAGATTACTTCTGCTATGAAAATGGTTTCGGCTGCAAAATTAAAAAAGGCACAAGATGCTATTACAGCTATGCGTCCGTATGCAGAGAAATTAACCGAATTAATTCAAAACATCAGCTCAACACTGGAAGGCGATGCAGCAGGTGTTTACGCTGAACAACGTGAAGTTAACAAGGTTTTATTGGTGGTAATTACATCAAACCGCGGATTGTGTGGTGCTTTTAATGCAAACGTGATTAAAGCAACACGTACACTAATTGATACAACGTATGCGGGTAAAAATGTTGATGTATTAACAATTGGTAAAAAAGGTTACGATATTGTTGGAAAAACCGAAACCGTTTTAGCTAACCGTAGTGATTTGTTCGATGCTTTAACGTTTGTGAATGTGGAAGCAGTAGCACAGCAAATCATGGATGCTTTTATTGAAGGTGCGTATGATAAAGTAGAATTAGTTTACAATCAGTTTAAAAACGCTGCAACGCAAATTGTACAAACAGAGCAGTTTTTGCCGTTAAAACCAATTGAAAAAGCTTCAAACGCAGCAGTAGATTATATTTATGAGCCTTCTAAAGAAGAAATCATTTTAAATTTAATCCCAACATCGTTAAAAACGCAGTTGTACAAAGCAGTGTTAGACTCTAATGCGGCTGAGCACGGTGCACGTATGACGGCTATGCACAAAGCAACCGACAACGCAAAAGATTTACGCGATCAGTTAAAATTAACGTATAACAAAGCACGTCAGGCTGCTATTACAAACGAAATCTTAGAAATCGTTGGTGGTGCCGAAGCCTTAAATAATTAA
- the atpA gene encoding F0F1 ATP synthase subunit alpha, with product MAEINPAEISAILKKQLSGFGTEASVEEVGTVLEIGDGIARVHGLANAQYGELVQFESGLEAMVQNLEEDNVGIVLFGPSTGVSEGSIVKRTGRIASIKVGEGMLGRVVDTLGNPIDGKGPIAGELYEMPIERKAPGVIFRQPVTEPMQTGIKAIDAMIPVGRGQRELVIGDRQTGKTTVCIDTILNQKEFYDAGKPVFCIYVAVGQKASTVANIAKTLEEKGAMAYSIIVAANASDPAPMQVYAPMAGAAIGEYFRDTGRPALIVYDDLSKQAVAYREMSLILRRPPGREAYPGDVFYLHSRLLERAAKVIADDEIAKTMNDLPESLKPIVKGGGSLTALPIIETQAGDVSAYIPTNVISITDGQIFLESDLFNSGVRPAINVGISVSRVGGNAQIKSMKKVAGTLKLDQAQFRELEAFAKFGSDLDAATMNVIEKGKRNVEILKQTVNDPYTVEDQIAIIYAGSKNLLRNVPVEKVKEFEKEFLQVLNLSHRDTLNALKSGNLSDEATATLEKVAKEVSSKY from the coding sequence ATGGCAGAAATTAATCCTGCTGAAATTTCAGCAATTTTAAAGAAACAGTTATCTGGTTTTGGAACAGAAGCATCTGTAGAAGAAGTTGGTACCGTTTTAGAGATAGGAGATGGTATTGCACGCGTTCACGGATTAGCAAACGCACAATATGGTGAGTTGGTTCAGTTCGAAAGCGGATTAGAAGCAATGGTACAAAACTTAGAAGAAGATAACGTTGGTATCGTTTTGTTCGGTCCTTCTACTGGGGTTAGCGAAGGTTCTATCGTAAAAAGAACAGGTCGTATTGCCTCTATCAAGGTAGGTGAAGGAATGTTAGGACGTGTGGTTGATACTTTAGGTAACCCAATTGATGGTAAAGGTCCTATCGCTGGTGAGTTATACGAAATGCCAATTGAGCGTAAAGCACCGGGAGTTATTTTCCGTCAGCCGGTAACCGAGCCAATGCAAACAGGTATCAAAGCAATCGATGCAATGATTCCGGTAGGTCGCGGGCAACGTGAGTTGGTAATTGGTGACCGTCAAACAGGTAAAACAACCGTTTGTATCGACACGATTTTAAATCAAAAAGAATTTTACGATGCTGGTAAACCAGTATTCTGTATATACGTTGCTGTAGGTCAAAAAGCTTCTACAGTAGCTAATATTGCAAAAACATTAGAAGAAAAAGGGGCAATGGCTTATTCTATCATTGTTGCTGCAAACGCTTCGGATCCTGCGCCAATGCAAGTGTACGCTCCAATGGCGGGTGCTGCAATTGGTGAGTATTTCCGTGACACAGGTCGTCCTGCATTAATTGTTTATGATGATTTATCTAAACAAGCGGTGGCTTACCGTGAAATGTCTTTGATCTTACGTCGTCCACCAGGTCGTGAGGCGTATCCTGGAGACGTTTTCTACCTTCACTCTCGTTTATTAGAGCGTGCAGCTAAAGTAATCGCAGATGATGAGATTGCAAAAACAATGAACGATTTACCAGAATCGTTAAAGCCAATTGTTAAAGGTGGTGGTTCGTTAACTGCTTTACCAATTATCGAAACGCAAGCTGGTGACGTTTCTGCGTATATCCCAACTAACGTAATTTCGATTACAGACGGACAGATTTTCTTGGAGTCTGATTTATTTAACTCTGGTGTACGTCCGGCAATCAACGTGGGTATTTCGGTATCTCGTGTAGGTGGTAACGCACAAATTAAATCAATGAAAAAAGTAGCCGGTACATTAAAATTAGACCAAGCGCAGTTCCGTGAGTTAGAAGCTTTCGCGAAATTTGGTTCTGATTTAGATGCTGCTACAATGAACGTAATCGAGAAAGGTAAGCGAAACGTTGAAATCTTAAAGCAAACAGTGAACGATCCTTACACGGTAGAAGATCAAATTGCGATTATCTATGCTGGTTCTAAAAACTTATTACGCAACGTTCCTGTAGAAAAAGTAAAAGAGTTCGAAAAAGAATTTTTACAAGTATTGAATTTATCACACCGTGATACATTGAATGCCTTGAAATCAGGAAACTTGTCTGACGAAGCTACAGCTACATTAGAAAAAGTAGCAAAAGAAGTATCGTCTAAATACTAA
- the atpH gene encoding ATP synthase F1 subunit delta, which translates to MTGTRAAVRYAKAILDVSNAKGNADVVSTDMKNISDAITQSNELKLFLENPIVKGSSKLAALNEIFASANADTKNLFSVLLQNKRLDILEAIAVQFAVLYDELKGIQVAYVTTATPLTAALETEILAKIKQISDKEVTIVNEVNPDIIGGFIIRLGDMQFNASIANKLSQLKREFNN; encoded by the coding sequence ATGACGGGAACAAGAGCAGCGGTAAGATATGCTAAAGCAATTCTTGACGTGTCTAACGCAAAAGGAAATGCAGATGTGGTAAGCACCGATATGAAAAACATATCTGATGCTATTACACAAAGCAACGAGTTAAAGTTATTCTTAGAAAATCCAATCGTTAAAGGATCTTCTAAGTTGGCTGCCTTAAACGAAATTTTTGCTTCGGCTAATGCAGATACTAAAAACTTATTTTCGGTTTTATTACAAAACAAGCGTTTAGATATTTTAGAAGCAATTGCTGTACAATTTGCCGTTTTATACGATGAATTAAAAGGAATTCAGGTAGCTTATGTAACAACAGCTACTCCTTTAACAGCAGCGTTAGAAACAGAAATATTAGCAAAAATTAAACAAATTTCTGATAAGGAAGTTACAATTGTAAACGAAGTAAATCCTGACATCATCGGCGGTTTTATCATTCGTTTAGGCGATATGCAGTTCAATGCCTCTATTGCAAACAAATTAAGTCAGTTAAAAAGAGAATTTAATAATTAA
- a CDS encoding F0F1 ATP synthase subunit B produces MDKLIHDFSWGLFFWQAIILLVIIFLLGKFAWKPIVNALEAREEGIADALAAAENAKRELTNLKADNEKLLAEARAERDVMLKEAREMKDKMIAEAKEEAQAAGAQMIAQAQATIQSEKNAAVADIKNQVSTLSIDIAEKLLKGQLADKQAQEQLVGSLLNDIKLN; encoded by the coding sequence ATGGACAAATTAATTCACGATTTTAGTTGGGGTTTATTCTTTTGGCAAGCTATTATTTTATTGGTAATTATTTTCTTATTAGGAAAATTTGCCTGGAAACCAATCGTTAACGCGTTAGAAGCCCGTGAAGAAGGTATAGCAGATGCTTTAGCTGCAGCTGAAAACGCTAAAAGAGAATTAACCAACTTAAAAGCAGACAACGAAAAGTTGTTAGCTGAAGCCCGTGCAGAACGCGACGTAATGTTGAAGGAAGCTCGTGAAATGAAAGATAAAATGATTGCTGAAGCTAAAGAAGAAGCTCAGGCTGCAGGTGCGCAAATGATTGCACAAGCACAGGCAACAATTCAAAGCGAGAAGAACGCAGCAGTTGCCGATATCAAAAATCAGGTATCTACCTTATCAATTGATATTGCTGAAAAATTGTTAAAAGGTCAGTTGGCTGATAAACAAGCACAAGAGCAATTGGTGGGATCATTATTAAACGATATTAAATTAAACTAA
- a CDS encoding ATP synthase F0 subunit C: MTIPNLVGAGLIVIGAGIGLGKIGGSAMDAIARQPEAAGKIQTAMIIIGALLEGLAFGALILGA, encoded by the coding sequence ATGACAATTCCAAATTTAGTTGGTGCAGGTTTAATCGTTATCGGAGCTGGTATCGGTTTAGGTAAAATTGGTGGTTCTGCAATGGACGCTATTGCTCGTCAACCAGAAGCAGCAGGTAAAATTCAAACTGCAATGATCATCATTGGTGCATTATTAGAAGGTTTAGCATTCGGTGCTTTAATCTTAGGAGCTTAA
- the atpB gene encoding F0F1 ATP synthase subunit A — protein sequence MVTIKKSLQLLTAALFALMPLVSSAETPVVSVHDSLQTVATETAHEAHAEETDKEFVHNFTQHHLMDDHFYSFYADKEAHRHYGFALPVILIDNGLKVFMSSEDFVYNGKVVENGGQHYVYYHGKIYKTDATGDLKLDEHHHPTVEKPFDVSITKNVVGLLLATILLFLGFTALAKTYKSSANNLPKGFARVLEPLVIYVRDEMARPNIGDKKYKKYMPYLLSVFFLIFLLNLLGLTPLGLNVTGNISVTVCLAIFTFLYVNFSGNADYWKHIFWMPGVPWPMKIVLMPIEILGMFTKPFSLLIRLFANITAGHSVVMGLIAVAFLMKETLSTPGAVGVSFLLTTFLTVLEILVAFLQAFIFTMLSSLFIGSAVQEHDHH from the coding sequence ATGGTGACGATTAAAAAATCACTTCAATTATTAACAGCGGCTTTATTTGCCTTGATGCCTTTAGTGTCAAGTGCAGAAACTCCGGTTGTTTCGGTTCACGATTCATTGCAAACTGTTGCTACAGAAACTGCACACGAAGCTCATGCTGAAGAAACAGATAAAGAGTTTGTTCACAATTTTACACAACACCATTTAATGGACGATCATTTTTATTCGTTTTATGCGGATAAAGAAGCTCACAGACATTATGGTTTTGCTTTACCAGTCATTTTGATTGATAACGGACTAAAAGTGTTCATGTCTTCAGAAGATTTTGTGTACAACGGTAAAGTTGTAGAAAACGGCGGGCAACATTATGTTTACTATCACGGTAAAATCTACAAAACAGATGCTACAGGTGATTTGAAGTTAGATGAACATCATCACCCAACAGTTGAAAAACCTTTTGATGTGTCAATCACCAAAAACGTAGTAGGTTTGTTGTTGGCAACAATCTTATTGTTTTTAGGGTTTACCGCATTGGCAAAAACCTACAAATCATCGGCAAATAACCTGCCAAAAGGTTTTGCACGCGTATTAGAACCATTGGTTATTTACGTTCGCGATGAAATGGCACGCCCAAACATTGGCGATAAAAAATATAAAAAGTATATGCCGTATTTACTATCGGTTTTCTTTTTAATCTTTTTATTAAACTTATTAGGTTTAACACCGCTTGGTTTAAACGTAACCGGAAATATTTCGGTAACCGTTTGTTTAGCAATCTTTACCTTTTTATATGTTAATTTTAGCGGAAACGCAGATTACTGGAAACACATTTTCTGGATGCCGGGGGTGCCGTGGCCAATGAAAATTGTATTAATGCCTATTGAAATTTTAGGTATGTTCACAAAACCATTCTCGTTATTAATTCGTTTGTTTGCTAACATTACAGCAGGTCACTCGGTAGTAATGGGGTTAATTGCAGTGGCATTTTTAATGAAAGAAACATTATCAACGCCGGGTGCAGTAGGTGTATCGTTCTTGCTAACAACATTTTTAACCGTGTTAGAAATTTTAGTAGCATTCTTGCAAGCCTTTATCTTTACAATGTTATCATCGTTGTTTATTGGTTCGGCAGTTCAGGAACACGATCATCATTAA
- a CDS encoding AtpZ/AtpI family protein, translating into MQPKKPSNTSKWLIFTSIPFQMGATIYVFYKIGGWLDKKYLIYDDWGTKSVTLLGIFLAMYQVISQVNKLNKNE; encoded by the coding sequence ATGCAGCCTAAAAAACCGAGTAATACAAGCAAATGGTTGATTTTTACATCGATTCCCTTTCAAATGGGTGCCACAATTTATGTGTTTTATAAGATTGGCGGCTGGTTAGATAAAAAGTATTTAATATATGACGATTGGGGAACAAAAAGTGTAACTTTGCTCGGAATTTTTCTGGCAATGTATCAAGTAATTAGTCAGGTTAATAAATTAAATAAAAATGAGTAA